In Silene latifolia isolate original U9 population chromosome 3, ASM4854445v1, whole genome shotgun sequence, a single window of DNA contains:
- the LOC141649314 gene encoding uncharacterized protein LOC141649314, with the protein MTLFDGTADPFDHVSQYKQKMMTLTDIRHVKEACMCKGFRFTLSEATLRWLVSLLNRSISTFTDLVKAFTQHFVSSRKPQLHAGDLYRIIQGANETIEEFNTSFEAVQEKAAATIRLEEDVLARGINRIGNREENQQIPTLAEYGFTTGVRGILKALREMGDGVRWPRPRVEGQSWRKDSKKKCEFHRHIEHTTEDYYILRREVRRMYEQGELSHLLPHGGKKQDKVGSANQSKPTTPPTCTKIINVIAGGSDLSGLIYSATKRHATENKGDRLETSCTISHSDLPAVTFDEGDVHDSQEHHDALIITLSMANYTVRKVCEKDLQKKTIPLVGFSGETTNLLGEIVIPTYAGGINKQVRYLVIDEPSTYNVILGRPWLHLMEAVPSTNHQCVKFPTPWGVEKIWGDQEEARGCYKKALKCTASPPA; encoded by the exons ATGACTCTCTTTGACGGCACAGCGGACCCCTTTGATCACGTGAGCCAGTACAAACAAAAGATGATGACACTAACAGACATTCGGCATGTAAAGGAAGCCTGCATGTGTAAGGGGTTCAGATTTACATTATCAGAGGCAACACTTCGATGGCTCGTAAGTTTGCTTAACAGATCGATATCCACATTTACCGATCTGGTAAAAGCGTTCACTCAGCATTTTGTCAGCAGCCGGAAGCCACAATTGCACGCTGGTGACTTGTACCGGATCATTCAAGGCGCCAACGAGACCATTGAAGAATTCAACACCAG CTTTGAGGCAGTGCAAGAAAAGGCAGCAGCAACAATCAGGCTTGAAGAAGACGTGCTAGCTAGA GGAATTAACAGAATTGGCAACAGAGAGGAGAATCAGCAGATCCCTACGCTGGCAGAGTACGGGTTCACAACCGGCGTcagaggaatcttgaaggcacttagGGAAATGGGAGATGGAGTAAGGTGGCCTAGGCCACGAGTAGAAGGGCAATCATGGCGAAAAGACAGCAAGAAAAAGTGCGAGTTCCATCGTCACATCGAACACACTACGGAGGATTACTACATTTTGCGCAGGGAGGTCAGGCGCATGTATGAGCAAGgagagctgagccacctattaccacatgggggcaagaagcAAGACAAGGTGGGTTCCGCAAATCAGTCTAAGCCCACCACACCGCCTACATGCACCAAAATAATAAATGTGATAGCAGGCGGCTCAGACCTGAGCGGATTGATATATTCGGCGACAAAAAGACATGCTACCGAAAATAAGGGTGACAGGCTGGAAACCTCCTGCACAATCTCTCACAGCGACTTGCCTGCCGTAACCTTCGACGAGGGAGATGTCCATGACAGCCAGGAGCACCACGATGCACTTATCATAACACTATCAATGGCTAATTACACGGTAAGGAAGGTCTG cgagaaggatttgcagaagaaaaCCATCccgctggtaggattcagtggagaaacaactAATTTATTAGGGGAGATCGTGATCCCTACATATGCAGGAGGAATCAATAAACAAGTAAGATACTTAGTCATCGATGAGCCATCTACCTATAACGTTATCCTtggaagaccatggctgcatcTAATGGAAGCAGTCCCCTCAACTAATCATCAATGTGTAAAGTTCCCCACACCTTGGGGAGTGGAAAAAATATggggagatcaggaggaagctagggGTTGCTATAAGAAAGCACTAAAATGTACAGCCAGCCCGCCAGCATAA